In one Culex quinquefasciatus strain JHB chromosome 2, VPISU_Cqui_1.0_pri_paternal, whole genome shotgun sequence genomic region, the following are encoded:
- the LOC6051164 gene encoding probable ATP-dependent RNA helicase spindle-E → MDDIDDFFDFSKPFNRVVISGGYCNATVVEDKTIFNKMPEREKMGKEYAEKFIKTEENQLIEAFMDEAAGPSTSRTSNLEDVDDEGASLAEEDEEHTKALKAKEMMAPLFQRYNFTMKKNDLPINWNKPEILDKIRSNAVVVLQGATGCGKTTQVPQYLLEEAFERKEYCNIIVTQPRKIAAISIARRVAQERKCDLGTLVGYKVGLKEQHNEDTRLLYVTTGVLLQSLINSKTMATYTHVILDEVHEREVDMDFLLIVVRRLLSTNSKKTKVILMSATIDAKGFSEYFKIPKKSGYLSAPVISVERPRLHVVQEFYFDDLEKLKVDFQIDYEAPGISEQMYNIAAKLVVVCDHLKGQEFGDSLEYKPSIIIFLPGINEIEKMEGALEKLIASIQNAAQRPNLLIMKLHSTLPADDQTAVFRKPGPNQRKVILSTNIAESSITVPDIKFVIDFCLQRILVTDTLTNFSTLRTEWASKSNCIQRAGRAGRLMSGRVYRLVDRRFFENNMDVSTSPEILRCPLETVVLKAKLLEMGTPPSILALAMAPPNLDDIRNTILLLKEVGAMLRTVKGNYDQLDGDLTYLGRIMSKLPLDIRISKLIMLGYIFSVMEEAVTIGAGMNVKNIFLNQNSVKTYSQKMYWADGSGSDAIAILNAYTAWKSRQEQAGDTADMYNWARRMSLDRKSLIDMAELIHEVKDRLNRSGLKPVSGPNRVVWNAREKTVILKVILAGAFYPNYFIPMSVGGKELMERQSFTELGGRDPCNTVFFTGFDHERYIGPLYTVQIKKILSEGDYSKHQAMKVMYDRTTNRIFVTFLGTTDERDQRGSFMPGKVHADVYRAIKLRKLGARNRITEIRTMRQRDAIDYATSAGLGHWEDANGWVPRRKIVRNAHLSVLPPIFREKVVCQVTHVVHPNKFFLRPEDNRNKDIFREIHTQLNARQLHPFPADANFAMGQMVAAPVQENQETYARAVLRSYRNVRTTGSVSWTVFFIDYGHTAAMEETAFRQLDDSLGQLKDIPPRAFEATLTEIQPSAIISPQGSWTTESIHRFKELVLGKIFVAKVYSVVGVVASVELSRDEIRMNSELIRLKYAQYAEESYISKLDHDHRERKQREIMMDENLRNEVYRSAELTQNTYEDDELEDVNPPEDKLRCKVVLSGPHSPLETSASATIRSSVMKPVSIESDSVNSILLDSNPQDTHEKLLVAGGVNEQGNRLVLRQTSVMPNIPGFGAIMSLIFCPTAQLKKDKDETRVVTVLSGLGYDPSTGEALYPEHDMALTLDVVLNDDDITNINALRYTMDSILHTGEGQTDPKFGDASIQKLKLQVKQYIIKILEHERRFLDLRHAPNDYNWRCDLNLTAGSSSSKKMKGDFNIYDKKAIFPLLEPLNLLPVSASQLTFLKKHCHELHKLAHTDVQLPRHGITCQLCNNVLETLPQLRIHLYSKLHRDRESQIKYRSPQMY, encoded by the exons GCCTTCATGGACGAGGCAGCCGGCCCGTCGACGTCGCGCACCTCAAACCTGGAGGACGTCGACGACGAGGGCGCGTCGTTGGCCGAGGAGGACGAGGAACACACCAAGGCGCTCAAGGCCAAGGAGATGATGGCACCGCTCTTCCAGCGGTACAACTTCACCATGAAGAAGAACGATCTGCCGATCAACTGGAACAAGCCGGAAATCCTCGACAAGATCCGCTCGAACGCGGTCGTCGTGCTGCAGGGTGCGACCGGTTGCGGCAAGACCACCCAGGTGCCGCAGTACCTGCTCGAGGAGGCGTTCGAGCGTAAGGAGTACTGCAACATCATCGTGACGCAGCCGCGTAAAATTGCGGCCATTTCGATCGCGAGACGCGTCGCGCAGGAACGCAAGTGCGACCTGGGTACGCTGGTTGGGTACAAGGTGGGCCTGAAGGAACAGCACAACGAGGACACCCGGCTGCTGTACGTGACGACGGGGGTGTTGCTGCAGTCGCTGATCAACAGCAAGACGATGGCCACGTACACGCACGTCATCCTGGACGAGGTGCACGAACGGGAGGTGGACATGGACTTTCTGTTGATTGTGGTGCGGCGGTTGCTGTCGACGAATTCGAAGAAAACCAAGGTGATCCTCATGTCGGCCACGATCGACGCGAAGGGTTTCTCGGAGTACTTTAAGATTCCGAAGAAGTCGGGTTATTTGAGTGCGCCCGTTATCTCGGTCGAGCGTCCGCGGCTGCACGTGGTGCAGGAGTTTTACTTTGACGATCTGGAGAAGTTGAAGGTCGACTTCCAGATCGATTACGAGGCGCCGGGCATTAGCGAGCAGATGTACAACATCGCGGCGAAGCTGGTGGTGGTTTGCGATCACCTCAAGGGGCAGGAGTTTGGCGACTCGCTGGAGTACAAACCGTCGATCATCATCTTTCTGCCGGGGATCAACGAGATCGAGAAGATGGAGGGCGCGCTGGAGAAGCTGATCGCGTCGATTCAGAACGCCGCGCAGCGGCCAAATTTGCTGATTATGAAGCTGCATTCGACGCTGCCGGCGGATGATCAG acggCCGTGTTCCGCAAGCCCGGTCCGAACCAGCGCAAGGTTATCCTGTCGACGAACATTGCGGAGAGTTCGATTACGGTGCCGGACATTAAGTTTGTGATTGATTTCTGCCTGCAGCGCATCTTGGTCACGGACACGTTGACCAACTTTTCCACGCTCCGTACCGAGTGGGCCTCGAAGAGTAACTGTATTCAGCGGGCGGGTCGTGCCGGTCGGTTGATGAGTGGTCGCGTGTACCGGCTGGTGGATCGGCGCTTCTTCGAGAACAACATGGACGTTTCGACGTCGCCGGAGATTCTGCGCTGTCCGCTGGAGACGGTGGTGTTGAAGGCGAAGCTGCTGGAGATGGGCACGCCGCCGTCCATTTTGGCGCTGGCCATGGCACCGCCGAACTTGGACGACATCCGGAACACGATTCTGCTGCTGAAGGAGGTCGGTGCGATGTTGCGCACGGTGAAGGGGAACTACGACCAACTGGACGGGGACTTGACGTATTTGGGACGGATCATGTCGAAGCTGCCGCTGGATATTCGCATCTCGAAGCTGATTATGTTGGGGTACATCTTCAGCGTGATGGAGGAAGCGGTCACGATCGGAGCGGGCATGAATGTGaagaacatatttttgaatcaaaactcgGTCAAGACGTACTCGCAGAAGATGTACTGGGCGGACGGATCTGGCAGTGATGCGATTGCGATTTTGAATGCTTACACGGCGTGGAAGAGTCGTCAGGAACAGGCGGGAGATACCGCGGACATGTACAACTGGGCGCGGCGAATGTCGCTGGACCGGAAGAGTCTGATCGACATGGCTGAGCTGATCCACGAGGTGAAAGATCGGTTGAACCGTTCGGGGTTGAAGCCGGTGTCGGGACCGAATCGTGTGGTGTGGAATGCCCGTGAGAAGACGGTCATTTTGAAGGTGATCTTGGCTGGAGCGTTCTACCCGAACTACTTCATTCCGATGTCGGTGGGTGGGAAGGAGTTGATGGAGCGGCAGTCCTTTACGGAGTTGGGCGGACGAGACCCGTGCAACACGGTTTTCTTCACCGGATTTGACCACGAGCGTTACATTGGTCCGCTGTACACGGTGCAGATCAAGAAGATACTGAGCGAAGGTGACTACTCGAAGCATCAGGCCATGAAGGTGATGTACGACCGGACCACGAACCGAATCTTTGTCACGTTCCTGGGCACGACGGACGAGCGCGACCAGCGGGGATCGTTTATGCCGGGGAAGGTCCACGCGGACGTTTATCGAGCGATAAAGTTGCGCAAACTGGGCGCACGGAACCGGATTACGGAGATTCGTACGATGCGTCAGCGGGACGCGATTGATTATGCTACGAGTGCGGGGCTTGGCCACTGGGAGGACGCCAACGGTTGGGTACCGCGTCGTAAGATCGTTAGGAACGCACATCTGTCGGTGTTGCCGCCGATTTTCCGCGAGAAGGTCGTCTGCCAGGTGACGCACGTTGTCCACCCGAACAAGTTCTTCCTGCGGCCGGAGGACAATCGCAACAAGGACATCTTCCGGGAGATTCACACTCAGCTGAACGCTCGCCAGTTGCACCCGTTCCCGGCGGACGCCAACTTCGCCATGGGGCAGATGGTGGCCGCTCCGGTGCAGGAGAACCAGGAAACGTACGCCCGAGCCGTGCTGAGGAGCTATCGCAACGTGCGCACCACGGGCAGCGTGTCGTGGACGGTGTTCTTCATCGATTACGGCCACACTGCCGCCATGGAAGAGACCGCCTTCCGCCAGCTGGACGATTCGTTGGGACAGCTCAAGGACATCCCACCGCGGGCATTCGAAGCCACGCTGACGGAAATTCAACCATCCGCCATCATCTCGCCACAGGGCTCGTGGACAACCGAGTCGATCCATCGCTTCAAGGAGCTGGTCCTCGGAAAGATTTTCGTCGCGAAGGTCTACTCGGTCGTTGGCGTCGTGGCCAGCGTTGAACTGTCGCGAGACGAAATTCGAATGAACTCCGAACTAATTCGGCTCAAGTACGCACAGTACGCCGAAGAGAGCTACATTTCCAAGCTGGACCACGATCACCGCGAGCGCAAGCAGCGTGAAATCATGATGGACGAGAATCTACGCAACGAAGTGTACCGCTCAGCCGAGTTGACCCAAAACACGTACGAAGACGACGAACTGGAGGACGTGAACCCACCGGAGGACAAACTACGCTGCAAGGTCGTCCTGTCGGGTCCGCACAGCCCGCTCGAAACGAGCGCATCCGCAACAATTCGGTCCAGCGTGATGAAGCCGGTTTCGATAGAAAGTGACTCGGTCAACTCGATCCTGCTCGACTCGAACCCGCAGGACACCCACGAGAAGCTGCTAGTCGCCGGCGGAGTCAACGAGCAGGGCAACCGACTGGTGCTGCGTCAGACCTCGGTCATGCCCAACATTCCCGGCTTCGGCGCCATCATGTCGCTGATCTTCTGCCCGACTGCGCAGCTCAAAAAGGACAAGGACGAAACACGCGTCGTCACGGTCCTCTCCGGGCTGGGCTACGACCCGAGCACCGGCGAGGCCCTCTACCCCGAGCACGACATGGCCCTGACGCTGGACGTGGTCCTCAACGACGACGATATCACGAAT ATCAACGCCCTGCGCTACACCATGGACAGTATTCTGCACACGGGCGAGGGCCAAACCGACCCCAAGTTCGGCGACGCTTCCATCCAGAAGCTCAAGCTCCAAGTGAAGCAGTACATTATTAA AATCCTCGAGCACGAGCGGCGCTTCCTGGACCTGCGCCACGCCCCCAACGACTACAACTGGCGGTGCGATCTGAACCTCACCGCGGGCTCGTCCTCGTCGAAAAAGATGAAGGGCGACTTTAACATCTACGACAAGAAGGCCATCTTCCCGCTGCTGGAGCCGCTGAACCTGCTGCCGGTCAGCGCCAGCCAGCTCACCTTCCTCAAGAAGCACTGCCACGAGCTGCACAAGCTGGCCCACAC GGACGTCCAGCTGCCCCGGCACGGCATCACCTGCCAGCTGTGCAACAACGTGCTCGAGACGCTGCCCCAGCTGCGCATCCATCTGTACTCTAAGCTGCACCGGGATCGCGAATCGCAGATCAAGTACCGGTCGCCGCAAATGTACTAA